GCATATGCCAAGCAAGTGCAGCCGACAGGGGTCGCTTGGGGAACGGACGAACGATTGGACTTTTTAGCACTTTATCTATTGAAATTTGGGGGGAGGGTGCAAGCAGAAAAGTTAGTCCAACATATCCCGTTAGAAGCGGATGCCCTCGTTCAACAATGCGATTTTCAATTTTATGAGCGTTACTACCCCGGTGTATTGCACTATATGGATAAGTCTATACGTGAGGCAGTCCAACAACGGTTAGAAACATATGGCATTGTGATGATGAGTGAGTCGGATTGGCAAAATTTTATGACGGTCAGAACGTGGATACAACAAACAAGAAGATAAAATAGGAAGTAAGCGGATGGGATGTAAAAATTTTTATGTCCCATCCGCTTTTAAGGTTGCATTAAAGCACTTCGACGTGATGCTGTTCGAGCACTTCACGATACGCTTCTGGAAGTGGCACGTCACTCACTACATAGTCAATGTCATCAAACGATGCGAATTGAAACAATGCATCTTCATAGGGGATCAGTTTGCTCGAATCGACAAGCATGATCACTTTTCGTCCTTGGCGTACCATTTCTTTCTTAGTAAATCCTTCATGTTCCCCATTTACTGAAGCCCCGTTAACCGAAAATGAACGACAGCTTAATAATGTGACATCCGTATAATAATGATGAATCGTATTAATCGCTTGGGAGCCGACTAAAGTAGCTGAATCAGGTTTTAACATCCCGCCTGTTGAAATAAAGTCGAGCGGTGTGGATGACAATTCGTACAGCATATTAATGGAGTTCGTAATCACTTTGAACGACTGCCCTTGAATGGAAAGTAATCGTATGGCCTCTAACACGGTTGAACTCGAGTCCGCCATAATGCTATAACTATCTTTTAAAAGTGGCAGTATTTTTTTGGCGATGACTTTTTTCTTGTCAGAGTTACGCGTTGCACGAAATGCATAAGGAAAGTCACTCTCCGCAACTAACGA
Above is a genomic segment from Staphylococcus delphini containing:
- a CDS encoding DeoR/GlpR family DNA-binding transcription regulator, which gives rise to MKKFQRYSEIMNRLHTFKHVNVKDLADTFKVSEETIRRDLEQLEKDGVVKRKHGGASLVAESDFPYAFRATRNSDKKKVIAKKILPLLKDSYSIMADSSSTVLEAIRLLSIQGQSFKVITNSINMLYELSSTPLDFISTGGMLKPDSATLVGSQAINTIHHYYTDVTLLSCRSFSVNGASVNGEHEGFTKKEMVRQGRKVIMLVDSSKLIPYEDALFQFASFDDIDYVVSDVPLPEAYREVLEQHHVEVL